In one window of Rhinoderma darwinii isolate aRhiDar2 chromosome 7, aRhiDar2.hap1, whole genome shotgun sequence DNA:
- the CENPL gene encoding centromere protein L isoform X2: MQTPTDGVSTPKSRSSARRSSNFQSSRYPPGSLTSARRRSSFQILSKRKIPQSSPLEGTLDPAKAALLLQKQWTLYSVTPMHKFSYTRLKEYSRHLSAHIAAEKQKGFGIEVGSELNLKAMFTCLPGLKGKDKDPLAVLIQISSKSQLTKAGTEDRIVWTGLFCGTYTEDDILEALPETFTCLPLFLYNGTEAMTGIVGPWFQKNFDCCFGKLGISSQDLTWWAAMWTGCEVDGRVPATELVFSVPVEPHMDISYTIHPGDFKTLWNDIHKSKDEITLEEVENLFQCLYSHFFRHFKIHLSATQLVRVTASVASAHCEGKVKFLSKDYLIRVLGFITELAVNNIQY; this comes from the exons ATGCAAACACCTACTGATGGGGTGTCAACCCCCAAAAGTAGGTCATCGGCACGAAGGAGCAGTAATTTCCAAAGCTCGAGGTACCCGCCTGGAAGTTTAACCTCTGCACGTCGACGGTCTTCATTTCAAATTTTGTCTAAAAGGAAAATCCCACAGAGCTCCCCCCTAGAG GGGACCCTCGACCCAGCAAAGGCTGCTCTGCTTCTCCAAAAACAATGGACCCTGTACAGTGTGACACCAATGCATAAGTTCTCATACACCAGACTGAAAGAGTATTCCAGACATCTGTCTGCCCACATCGCTGCTGAGAAGCAGAAGGGTTTCGGCATTGAAGTGGGCTCAGAGCTGAACCTGAAGGCCATGTTTACCTGTTTACCTGGACTCAAGGGAAAGGACAAAGATCCACTTGCAGTACTTATTCAG ATTTCATCCAAATCGCAACTCACAAAGGCAGGCACGGAGGACCGGATCGTGTGGACAGGATTGTTTTGTGGGACATACACAGAGGACGATATATTGGAGGCGTTACCAGAGACATTTACTTGCCTTCCACTCTTCCTCTATAATGGCACAGAggccatgactggtatagtggggCCGTGGTTTCAAAAAAACTTTGACTGTTGTTTTGGTAAACTGGGGATCAGTTCTCAGGACCTGACGTGGTGGGCAGCTATGTGGACCGGGTGTGAAGTGGATGGACGTGTGCCTGCCACAGAGCTCGTTTTCTCCGTGCCGGTCGAGCCACACATGGACATTTCTTATACCATCCACCCAGGGGATTTCAAAACTTTATGGAATGACATTCATAAATCAAAAGACGAGATCACATTGGAGGAAGTGGAGAACTTATTCCAATGTCTTTATTCACATTTCTTCAGACACTTTAAAATCCACTTATCGGCCACGCAGCTTGTAAGGGTGACGGCGTCCGTGGCATCCGCGCATTGTGAAGGAAAAGTGAAG TTCCTCAGTAAGGACTACCTTATACGAGTGCTGGGATTTATCACGGAGCTGGCGGTAAATAACATCCAGTATTAA
- the CENPL gene encoding centromere protein L isoform X1 yields the protein MDMQTPTDGVSTPKSRSSARRSSNFQSSRYPPGSLTSARRRSSFQILSKRKIPQSSPLEGTLDPAKAALLLQKQWTLYSVTPMHKFSYTRLKEYSRHLSAHIAAEKQKGFGIEVGSELNLKAMFTCLPGLKGKDKDPLAVLIQISSKSQLTKAGTEDRIVWTGLFCGTYTEDDILEALPETFTCLPLFLYNGTEAMTGIVGPWFQKNFDCCFGKLGISSQDLTWWAAMWTGCEVDGRVPATELVFSVPVEPHMDISYTIHPGDFKTLWNDIHKSKDEITLEEVENLFQCLYSHFFRHFKIHLSATQLVRVTASVASAHCEGKVKFLSKDYLIRVLGFITELAVNNIQY from the exons GATATGCAAACACCTACTGATGGGGTGTCAACCCCCAAAAGTAGGTCATCGGCACGAAGGAGCAGTAATTTCCAAAGCTCGAGGTACCCGCCTGGAAGTTTAACCTCTGCACGTCGACGGTCTTCATTTCAAATTTTGTCTAAAAGGAAAATCCCACAGAGCTCCCCCCTAGAG GGGACCCTCGACCCAGCAAAGGCTGCTCTGCTTCTCCAAAAACAATGGACCCTGTACAGTGTGACACCAATGCATAAGTTCTCATACACCAGACTGAAAGAGTATTCCAGACATCTGTCTGCCCACATCGCTGCTGAGAAGCAGAAGGGTTTCGGCATTGAAGTGGGCTCAGAGCTGAACCTGAAGGCCATGTTTACCTGTTTACCTGGACTCAAGGGAAAGGACAAAGATCCACTTGCAGTACTTATTCAG ATTTCATCCAAATCGCAACTCACAAAGGCAGGCACGGAGGACCGGATCGTGTGGACAGGATTGTTTTGTGGGACATACACAGAGGACGATATATTGGAGGCGTTACCAGAGACATTTACTTGCCTTCCACTCTTCCTCTATAATGGCACAGAggccatgactggtatagtggggCCGTGGTTTCAAAAAAACTTTGACTGTTGTTTTGGTAAACTGGGGATCAGTTCTCAGGACCTGACGTGGTGGGCAGCTATGTGGACCGGGTGTGAAGTGGATGGACGTGTGCCTGCCACAGAGCTCGTTTTCTCCGTGCCGGTCGAGCCACACATGGACATTTCTTATACCATCCACCCAGGGGATTTCAAAACTTTATGGAATGACATTCATAAATCAAAAGACGAGATCACATTGGAGGAAGTGGAGAACTTATTCCAATGTCTTTATTCACATTTCTTCAGACACTTTAAAATCCACTTATCGGCCACGCAGCTTGTAAGGGTGACGGCGTCCGTGGCATCCGCGCATTGTGAAGGAAAAGTGAAG TTCCTCAGTAAGGACTACCTTATACGAGTGCTGGGATTTATCACGGAGCTGGCGGTAAATAACATCCAGTATTAA